A genomic window from Chlorobium phaeobacteroides DSM 266 includes:
- the zwf gene encoding glucose-6-phosphate dehydrogenase, whose amino-acid sequence MHTRLDNFTLIIFGASSDLAARKLFPSVYELAAWGHLPDRYRVIGVGRSNLSDEDFRGLVHEKITLFASNPLQDGEQYKAFLSRLFYVQLDFDDSASYQALYRKIMESGDEGMSGHLLFYLSTPPLLAPVIVKNLAAADLGGKVLPAGDWRKIIVEKPYGQNLQTALELNRIIGEGFREDQIFRIDHYLGKEPVQNIMVFRFSNGIFEPLWNRHFIQSVEITIAEDFGIRSRGAFYEQAGLVRDIIQNHGLQLLAAIAMEPPVDLSSASVRDEKSKLLRSIRPFTRESAIASVVLGQYDGYRSEQNVARDSTVETFAAIRFFIDNWRWKGVPFYMKAGKNLAETVTEMVITFKCPPQNFFGPSESCGITANQVILRIQPEETIAIRFGAKRPGEEMITDPVYMTFDYKKSFTEKGVTPYHRLLLDALTGDQMNFIRQDSVESSWALVDALRDAFHGAEPAPYAIHSWGPEDALRIYREA is encoded by the coding sequence ATGCATACAAGGCTTGATAATTTTACGCTCATTATTTTCGGGGCCAGCAGCGATCTTGCCGCACGTAAATTGTTTCCATCGGTTTACGAACTTGCCGCATGGGGACATCTTCCTGACCGGTATCGTGTTATCGGCGTTGGTCGATCGAATCTCTCCGATGAGGATTTTCGCGGGTTGGTGCATGAAAAAATAACCCTCTTTGCCTCAAATCCTCTTCAGGATGGAGAGCAGTACAAGGCGTTTCTCTCCCGTCTGTTTTATGTTCAGTTGGATTTTGACGATAGCGCAAGCTACCAGGCTCTTTACCGGAAAATTATGGAGTCCGGGGATGAGGGGATGAGCGGCCACCTGCTGTTTTATCTCTCAACGCCTCCTCTGCTTGCGCCTGTTATTGTTAAAAACCTTGCTGCGGCAGATCTCGGCGGCAAGGTTTTGCCTGCAGGGGATTGGCGAAAAATCATTGTTGAAAAGCCTTACGGGCAGAACCTTCAGACGGCGCTTGAGCTTAACCGGATCATCGGCGAGGGATTCCGTGAAGATCAGATTTTTCGCATCGATCATTATCTTGGAAAAGAGCCGGTACAGAATATTATGGTCTTTAGGTTTTCCAATGGTATTTTTGAACCGCTGTGGAATCGTCATTTCATTCAGAGTGTCGAGATTACGATAGCCGAGGATTTCGGGATCAGAAGCCGGGGCGCCTTTTATGAACAGGCCGGACTGGTTCGGGATATTATCCAGAATCATGGCCTTCAGTTGCTTGCGGCTATTGCCATGGAACCTCCTGTTGATCTTTCGTCCGCATCGGTAAGAGACGAAAAATCAAAGCTGCTTCGTTCAATCCGCCCCTTTACAAGAGAATCCGCAATCGCTTCGGTGGTTCTTGGCCAGTATGACGGATATCGTTCAGAACAAAATGTTGCTCGCGATTCGACGGTGGAAACGTTTGCGGCAATCAGGTTCTTTATCGACAACTGGCGCTGGAAGGGAGTTCCTTTTTATATGAAAGCAGGCAAGAATCTTGCTGAAACGGTTACAGAAATGGTGATTACGTTCAAGTGCCCACCGCAGAATTTTTTCGGGCCATCCGAAAGTTGCGGCATTACGGCAAATCAGGTAATTTTGCGTATTCAGCCTGAAGAGACCATTGCGATCCGCTTTGGCGCAAAACGACCGGGAGAAGAGATGATTACGGATCCCGTCTATATGACCTTTGACTATAAAAAATCATTTACCGAAAAAGGGGTGACCCCCTATCATCGATTACTGCTGGATGCCTTGACTGGCGATCAGATGAATTTTATCCGACAGGATAGTGTGGAGAGTTCATGGGCTCTTGTCGATGCCCTGAGGGACGCTTTCCATGGCGCTGAGCCAGCTCCCTATGCTATACACTCATGGGGCCCTGAAGATGCGCTCAGAATATACCGGGAAGCGTAA
- the gnd gene encoding phosphogluconate dehydrogenase (NAD(+)-dependent, decarboxylating), with product MNTGLIGLGKMGLNMVENLLDHRRKVAVFDLSPEAVAAAVEKGAVAAESPDTLAGMLQRPRIIWMMVPAGRPVDTVLELMIPRLEPGDVIIDGGNSRYTDSERRAKLLEQQGIFFLDAGTSGGLDGARYGACVMVGGAKEAYDLVEPLLRDMCVEKGYGYMGRSGSGHFVKMVHNGIEYGMMQAIGEGFDLLESSGYDLDPEVVAGVWANGSVIRGWLMELAEQAFSKDRKLGYLKGEIADSGEGRWTVEAALEQNVSIPVIAGALFRRYRSRSEENFSDKVVAALRHEFGGHGFKANQ from the coding sequence ATGAATACAGGATTAATAGGGTTGGGAAAGATGGGTCTCAATATGGTTGAAAACCTTCTTGATCACCGACGCAAGGTCGCAGTTTTTGACCTTTCCCCGGAAGCTGTGGCGGCAGCGGTAGAAAAAGGCGCCGTAGCTGCGGAATCACCCGACACTCTTGCCGGCATGCTTCAGCGCCCGCGCATTATCTGGATGATGGTTCCCGCAGGAAGACCGGTTGACACGGTTCTGGAGTTGATGATACCCCGTCTTGAACCTGGGGATGTTATTATTGACGGCGGTAATTCCCGGTATACCGATTCCGAGCGCAGGGCAAAACTGCTCGAACAGCAGGGGATTTTTTTTCTCGATGCAGGTACGAGCGGCGGTCTTGACGGCGCTCGTTACGGAGCATGTGTCATGGTTGGCGGGGCGAAGGAGGCCTATGATCTTGTCGAACCGCTGTTGAGGGATATGTGCGTGGAAAAAGGGTATGGTTATATGGGCCGATCCGGTTCCGGCCACTTTGTGAAAATGGTGCATAACGGTATTGAGTACGGCATGATGCAGGCGATTGGAGAAGGGTTCGATCTGCTTGAATCAAGCGGCTATGACCTTGATCCCGAAGTGGTTGCAGGCGTTTGGGCCAATGGTTCCGTGATAAGGGGGTGGCTGATGGAGCTTGCCGAACAGGCGTTCAGCAAAGACCGGAAACTTGGTTATCTGAAGGGTGAGATTGCCGATTCGGGAGAGGGGCGCTGGACGGTTGAGGCTGCCCTGGAGCAGAACGTTTCGATTCCCGTTATTGCCGGAGCTCTGTTCAGACGATATCGATCCCGTAGCGAAGAGAATTTTTCTGACAAGGTTGTTGCCGCACTGCGTCATGAATTCGGTGGTCATGGATTCAAGGCTAATCAATAA
- a CDS encoding hybrid sensor histidine kinase/response regulator has translation MQKPEYHDLQQRILELETDSLRSRRIEQELLEKQAVLGHQNIKLIRKSIELSDVKRQLEDNNYELEISQAKLQNALNSLRESENTLSSVLVNSPDTIIAVDRDHRIIYVNRAMPGHKKTLAVGDHLCDHIMQPYHDRYHHTIERVIVTGKTAVLECELVVSPEETIELESRFAPCFLNGEVTSVVMLSVDITERKGMELELKKTLIDLERFNRVMVGRELRNIELKKRIASLQNDLVLSSGNAQASDDSRQDFATEDEDCAGIHHGDGFEEACDEVQYRKQQRMALLNLIEDANLARNELLETNRKLEESVIRTQEMARAASKANEAKSQFLANMSHEVRTPMNGVIGMSDLLLDTSLDPEQRKYVETIISSGKNLLSIINDILDFSKIEANRLDLDVVDFDLLELLEDVCGILGLQAQQKGLELTLVTGSFLPRFLRGDQARIRQILVNLVGNAVKFTHSGEVVVCAMAQEERDSQVTIRLLVRDTGIGIPREMMKAVFEPFIQADGSTRRKYGGTGLGLAISNQLAKKMGSTIILESTNGEGSVFWFDVVLEKQCQSSELLPESGAGLAGKRVLVVNRNASMRFMLKGVLESCSVDCTVFGGIEEALAAVTSSSVHLESVPVWNVAILDTNVAEHSLEEFQRLIGTITEVHRCPIILLVSFGQYEEMKKLFSTGVFRLLLKPVRQAEVVVAVVDALNNESAEYQEPVKQVGAGWQDSETETYHILLVEDSPVNQQVAVAMLRKIGYSPDVVASGKAAIDAMRCKVYDLVLMDCQMPEMDGYEATRIIRTDRTLCGTPDIPVVAMTAHAMIGDREKCLSAGMDDYLPKPVCKSDLNAVLLKYLQRKKKPEKIVEQKTCIAEVKSELITADEVFLIDDLLWRMQNDREFVRMILGQFIGEVPKRIVEMETALDRHDTDLASMIAHTIKGEAVTVGGKVLGLHASSIEMAAKSGDIKKSREFLRDLKEQFRIFIERVSATGWYAAE, from the coding sequence ATGCAGAAGCCGGAATACCATGATCTTCAGCAACGGATACTGGAACTCGAAACAGATTCGTTACGAAGCAGACGAATCGAGCAGGAGCTGCTTGAGAAGCAGGCTGTTCTCGGGCATCAGAATATCAAGCTGATACGAAAATCTATTGAGCTTTCAGACGTTAAAAGGCAGCTCGAAGATAATAACTATGAGCTTGAGATATCGCAGGCGAAACTCCAGAATGCATTGAACTCTTTGCGTGAAAGCGAAAATACGCTCAGTTCCGTGCTTGTCAACAGTCCTGATACGATCATTGCCGTTGACAGAGACCATCGCATTATTTATGTCAACAGGGCCATGCCTGGGCATAAAAAAACGCTGGCAGTAGGGGATCACCTCTGCGATCATATTATGCAACCCTATCATGACCGGTATCATCATACTATAGAGCGGGTTATTGTAACCGGTAAAACTGCGGTTCTCGAATGTGAACTTGTTGTTTCTCCTGAGGAAACCATTGAGCTTGAGTCCCGTTTTGCGCCCTGTTTTCTCAATGGCGAGGTTACTTCCGTCGTTATGCTTTCAGTGGATATAACCGAGCGAAAGGGAATGGAGCTGGAGCTTAAAAAAACATTGATCGATCTTGAACGCTTTAACAGGGTTATGGTCGGTCGTGAACTGCGTAATATCGAGCTTAAAAAACGCATAGCCAGCCTCCAGAACGATCTTGTTCTTTCTTCAGGTAACGCTCAGGCTTCTGATGATTCCAGGCAGGACTTTGCCACAGAGGATGAGGATTGCGCCGGAATACACCACGGTGATGGTTTCGAAGAGGCCTGTGACGAGGTGCAATACAGGAAGCAACAGCGGATGGCTCTTCTCAATCTTATCGAAGATGCCAATCTTGCACGCAATGAGCTGCTCGAAACAAATCGGAAGCTTGAAGAGTCTGTTATCCGAACACAGGAAATGGCCAGAGCTGCAAGTAAAGCCAATGAGGCAAAGAGCCAGTTTCTTGCCAATATGAGCCATGAAGTCCGTACCCCGATGAATGGCGTTATCGGCATGTCCGACCTTCTTCTTGATACCAGTCTCGATCCTGAACAGCGGAAATATGTTGAAACCATTATCAGCAGCGGCAAGAATCTGCTGAGTATCATCAACGATATTCTTGATTTTTCTAAAATAGAAGCCAATCGTCTTGACCTTGATGTCGTTGATTTTGATTTACTCGAACTGCTTGAAGATGTTTGCGGCATACTTGGCTTGCAGGCACAGCAAAAAGGTCTTGAATTAACGCTTGTAACCGGTTCTTTCCTGCCCCGTTTTCTCAGAGGTGATCAGGCAAGAATTCGCCAGATTCTTGTTAATCTTGTTGGCAATGCGGTAAAATTTACTCATTCCGGAGAGGTCGTTGTATGCGCAATGGCTCAAGAGGAGCGTGATTCGCAGGTTACCATAAGGCTGTTGGTAAGAGATACTGGTATTGGTATACCCCGGGAGATGATGAAGGCTGTTTTTGAGCCTTTTATACAGGCGGATGGTTCGACAAGAAGAAAATATGGCGGCACAGGGCTTGGACTTGCGATTTCAAACCAGCTTGCTAAAAAGATGGGAAGCACCATCATTCTCGAAAGCACTAATGGCGAAGGGTCTGTTTTCTGGTTTGACGTTGTGCTTGAAAAACAGTGTCAATCATCAGAGCTGCTTCCGGAAAGCGGCGCGGGTTTGGCTGGAAAAAGAGTGCTGGTTGTCAACAGGAATGCTTCGATGCGTTTTATGCTCAAGGGCGTTCTTGAATCCTGCAGCGTTGACTGTACCGTATTCGGAGGTATTGAAGAGGCTTTGGCCGCAGTTACATCCTCATCGGTTCATCTCGAATCAGTTCCAGTATGGAATGTCGCTATTCTTGATACGAATGTCGCGGAACACTCATTAGAGGAGTTTCAACGTTTGATCGGTACGATTACGGAGGTTCATCGGTGTCCGATTATTCTGCTCGTGTCATTCGGGCAGTATGAGGAGATGAAAAAACTGTTCAGTACAGGGGTATTCAGGCTGCTTTTGAAGCCGGTTCGCCAGGCAGAGGTGGTCGTCGCTGTTGTTGACGCACTGAATAATGAATCGGCAGAATATCAGGAACCTGTTAAACAGGTTGGTGCAGGCTGGCAAGATTCGGAAACCGAAACGTATCATATTCTTCTTGTTGAAGACAGTCCTGTGAATCAGCAGGTTGCGGTTGCCATGCTCAGGAAAATCGGTTACTCTCCTGATGTGGTTGCAAGTGGAAAAGCTGCGATTGATGCCATGCGCTGTAAGGTGTATGATCTTGTTCTGATGGATTGCCAGATGCCGGAAATGGATGGTTATGAAGCAACCAGAATAATCAGAACCGACAGGACGCTTTGTGGAACTCCGGACATTCCTGTTGTCGCCATGACGGCACATGCCATGATTGGAGATCGGGAAAAGTGTCTCAGTGCAGGGATGGACGATTATCTTCCGAAACCGGTTTGTAAATCTGATCTTAACGCTGTTCTTCTGAAATATCTTCAACGAAAAAAAAAACCGGAAAAAATCGTGGAACAAAAGACATGTATTGCTGAGGTCAAGAGCGAGCTGATAACTGCCGATGAAGTTTTTCTTATTGATGATCTTCTCTGGAGAATGCAGAATGATCGTGAATTTGTACGTATGATTCTGGGGCAGTTCATCGGCGAGGTTCCAAAACGGATCGTTGAGATGGAGACCGCTCTTGATCGTCATGATACGGATTTGGCAAGTATGATAGCCCATACCATAAAAGGCGAGGCCGTAACCGTTGGTGGCAAGGTGCTGGGCCTGCATGCCTCATCGATAGAGATGGCGGCGAAATCCGGCGATATAAAAAAATCACGGGAGTTTCTCCGGGATTTGAAAGAGCAGTTCAGGATTTTCATCGAGCGAGTTTCTGCTACGGGATGGTATGCCGCTGAGTGA
- a CDS encoding FIST signal transduction protein: MSNISVGVGHSGLADSFSAGKAAAVDALSQHGGTPQVLIVFAAMRFNHHELLAGISSVSGDMQMVGGTTAGEVSTAGFSTDSVVIMALGSECLEFVAGIGHNMSADESVCSVEMVHDILGKVSLDPDASLLVFPNGMGGDGLRVLDGLHSVLGMDFEICGGFLGDDERFETTFQYFNGKVYRDAIVGLMVCRMKGFKTGIGVRSGFASIGNSFICTSSEGNVVKEFENTSALDLYKDFLGEERAVRLPGVCLEYPFGIIDTNLSIDGEPLFQLRCGLSVDHKKGTISLAASIPEGSAVTLTTASRGDIIKGARSAAEQAKASLQGAAPQAVVMFSCVGRKLVLGRRIQEEVAVVQECLGKDVPLIGFYTYGEIGPVDKTKKELSVAKFHNETLVIWVLGK, from the coding sequence ATGTCGAATATCAGTGTCGGAGTGGGACATAGCGGATTGGCCGATTCGTTTTCTGCGGGTAAGGCTGCGGCTGTTGACGCTTTAAGCCAGCACGGCGGAACTCCGCAGGTGCTGATAGTTTTTGCCGCGATGCGTTTTAATCATCATGAGCTTCTTGCCGGAATCTCGTCAGTTTCCGGAGATATGCAGATGGTGGGCGGGACAACCGCCGGCGAGGTTTCTACGGCAGGTTTTTCTACCGATTCGGTGGTTATCATGGCGCTTGGTTCAGAATGCCTTGAATTTGTTGCGGGTATCGGTCACAATATGAGTGCCGATGAGTCTGTATGCAGCGTTGAAATGGTGCACGATATTCTCGGTAAAGTTTCCCTCGATCCCGATGCATCCCTGCTTGTTTTTCCAAACGGAATGGGCGGTGACGGTCTCAGGGTTCTTGACGGGTTGCACTCTGTATTAGGTATGGATTTTGAGATTTGCGGCGGATTCCTTGGTGATGATGAACGTTTTGAGACTACTTTTCAGTACTTTAACGGTAAAGTCTACCGGGATGCTATCGTTGGACTTATGGTTTGCAGGATGAAGGGCTTCAAAACAGGGATCGGTGTTCGGAGCGGATTCGCTTCGATAGGAAACAGCTTTATTTGTACCTCTTCGGAAGGCAATGTCGTTAAAGAATTTGAAAATACCAGCGCCCTCGATCTGTATAAGGATTTTCTTGGCGAAGAGCGGGCAGTGAGGCTCCCTGGCGTTTGTCTTGAATACCCGTTCGGAATTATCGACACGAACCTCTCTATCGATGGGGAGCCCTTGTTTCAGTTGCGCTGCGGGTTATCAGTCGATCATAAAAAAGGGACCATTTCACTGGCGGCATCCATTCCTGAAGGCAGCGCAGTGACCTTGACAACAGCGTCAAGAGGCGACATTATCAAAGGCGCAAGAAGCGCGGCCGAGCAGGCAAAAGCCTCTCTGCAGGGCGCAGCGCCCCAGGCGGTCGTCATGTTCAGTTGTGTCGGCAGAAAACTTGTTCTTGGCAGGCGTATTCAGGAGGAAGTTGCCGTTGTCCAGGAGTGTCTTGGCAAGGATGTGCCTTTGATAGGCTTTTACACGTATGGTGAAATCGGTCCTGTAGATAAAACAAAAAAAGAGCTGTCAGTGGCGAAGTTTCATAATGAAACTCTGGTTATCTGGGTGCTTGGGAAATAA
- a CDS encoding SIMPL domain-containing protein has product MNNKRNTEAFILGALLCAGLVIMGYLLSAGITKFKALERTVSVKGLSEREAPADIAIWPIKFEVAADDLSSLVTAIEEKNKVVLDFLAANGFTARDISVSAPAIIDRQAQGYGDANRFTFRYAGSSTVSVYTRDVERVRSTVRKMVDLGKMGVAVSGESYEAKTEFIFSGLNALKPVMIEEATNNARAVAEKFASDSKSRLGKIKSASQGQFTIENRDSNTPYIKKVRVVSTLEYYLAD; this is encoded by the coding sequence ATGAATAATAAACGGAACACGGAGGCATTTATTCTCGGTGCTTTGCTTTGTGCCGGGCTTGTTATTATGGGATACCTGCTTTCGGCAGGCATTACAAAATTCAAGGCGCTTGAAAGAACGGTTTCCGTCAAGGGGCTTTCGGAACGGGAAGCTCCTGCTGATATTGCCATATGGCCGATCAAGTTTGAGGTGGCTGCCGATGATCTTTCTTCGCTGGTGACGGCCATTGAAGAAAAAAACAAGGTTGTGCTCGATTTTCTCGCGGCAAACGGGTTCACTGCCAGGGATATTTCTGTCTCAGCTCCCGCAATCATTGACCGGCAGGCTCAGGGCTATGGCGATGCAAACCGATTTACGTTCAGATATGCCGGCAGTTCAACGGTAAGCGTCTATACAAGGGATGTCGAAAGGGTGAGAAGTACCGTCAGAAAGATGGTGGATTTGGGAAAAATGGGCGTTGCCGTATCAGGAGAGAGTTATGAGGCGAAAACCGAATTTATTTTTTCCGGTCTGAACGCACTTAAGCCTGTTATGATTGAAGAGGCAACAAATAATGCAAGGGCTGTCGCTGAAAAATTTGCATCCGACTCAAAAAGCAGACTTGGTAAAATAAAATCGGCGAGTCAGGGTCAGTTCACCATTGAAAACCGCGACAGCAATACGCCCTATATCAAGAAGGTGCGGGTCGTTTCCACTCTTGAGTATTATCTCGCCGATTGA
- a CDS encoding glycosyltransferase family 4 protein, translated as MKIALYAGTYIRDKDGAVRSIYQLVASFLKNGHQVVVWSPDVSEEDNHKPLRVYRLPSVPIPLYPDYKLGFFKAETERQLLEFAPDLVHISTPDIVGRKFLLFAKKNNLPVTSAYHTDFPSYLSYYRLGFAVTPVWKYLRWFYNTCDLVLAPNDSVRKKLEDQKIRNVDIWSRGIDTDLFDPSRRSGDLRNAWNAGERTVFVYAGRFVLYKDIEVVMGVYDRFMQEGYGNNVRFLMIGSGPEEDEMRRRMPEAVFTGYLTGKALPEAYASGDVFLFPSATEAFCNVVLEAFASGLPAVVSDVGGCMELVEKSAAGLVARAGDVDGFYRHCLAFLDNREQYLDMRAKGFAFAGGKSWASVNGALIARYQELVRTKAGAGE; from the coding sequence ATGAAGATCGCCTTATATGCGGGTACCTACATCAGGGACAAAGACGGAGCAGTCAGATCAATCTATCAGCTTGTTGCATCTTTTCTGAAAAACGGGCATCAGGTGGTTGTTTGGTCTCCGGATGTTTCGGAAGAAGACAACCATAAGCCGCTCAGGGTTTATCGGCTGCCATCAGTTCCCATTCCCCTGTATCCCGATTACAAGCTGGGATTTTTCAAGGCCGAGACGGAGCGTCAGCTTTTAGAGTTCGCTCCGGATCTTGTGCATATCTCAACGCCTGATATTGTTGGCAGAAAGTTTCTCCTCTTTGCCAAAAAGAATAATCTTCCGGTAACATCAGCTTATCATACGGATTTTCCGTCCTATCTCAGTTACTATCGCCTTGGTTTTGCGGTTACGCCCGTATGGAAATACCTGAGATGGTTTTATAATACCTGTGATTTGGTGCTCGCTCCTAATGATAGCGTCAGAAAAAAACTGGAGGATCAGAAAATCAGGAATGTCGATATCTGGTCGAGAGGCATTGATACGGATCTTTTTGATCCCTCCCGCCGCTCGGGAGATCTCAGAAACGCCTGGAATGCTGGTGAGAGGACGGTTTTTGTCTATGCGGGACGTTTTGTGCTGTACAAGGACATCGAGGTGGTTATGGGGGTCTATGACCGGTTTATGCAGGAAGGGTATGGAAACAACGTGCGGTTTCTGATGATCGGCTCAGGTCCCGAAGAGGATGAGATGAGGCGACGAATGCCTGAAGCGGTTTTTACGGGTTATCTTACCGGAAAGGCACTTCCTGAGGCCTATGCCAGTGGCGATGTTTTTCTTTTTCCTTCCGCAACGGAGGCGTTTTGCAATGTCGTGCTTGAAGCGTTTGCGTCGGGACTTCCGGCTGTGGTGTCGGATGTCGGTGGATGCATGGAACTTGTTGAAAAATCCGCTGCCGGTCTTGTTGCCAGGGCAGGAGATGTCGACGGCTTTTATCGCCACTGTCTGGCATTTCTTGATAACCGCGAACAGTATCTGGATATGAGAGCCAAAGGCTTTGCTTTTGCCGGAGGAAAATCATGGGCGTCGGTGAACGGCGCTCTTATTGCCCGATATCAGGAACTGGTCAGGACAAAGGCAGGTGCGGGCGAGTAA
- a CDS encoding aminoacyl-tRNA deacylase, which yields MPIKRLREFLDSHAVRYFVVSHSRAYTAQEIAAVAHVPGKELAKTVMVSIDGKMAMVVLPASRKLDFELLKKLTAAEDIVLASEHEFADLFPECEPGAMPPFGNLYGMDVYVSDELAEDEDIAFNAGAHTELVRLSWNDFSRLVQPKIAHLSQQ from the coding sequence ATGCCTATTAAGAGATTAAGGGAGTTTCTTGACAGCCATGCGGTCAGGTATTTTGTGGTCAGCCACTCCAGGGCCTATACGGCACAGGAGATAGCTGCTGTTGCGCATGTGCCGGGAAAAGAGTTGGCTAAGACCGTGATGGTCAGTATTGATGGCAAAATGGCTATGGTGGTACTGCCTGCTTCGCGTAAGCTTGATTTCGAACTGCTCAAGAAACTGACTGCCGCAGAGGATATTGTTCTGGCCAGCGAACATGAATTTGCCGATCTCTTTCCTGAATGTGAACCAGGCGCTATGCCTCCTTTCGGTAATCTCTATGGTATGGATGTTTATGTTTCCGATGAACTTGCAGAGGATGAAGATATTGCATTCAATGCAGGCGCCCATACCGAGCTGGTGAGACTTTCCTGGAATGATTTCAGCAGGCTTGTTCAGCCGAAAATCGCGCACCTTTCACAACAATAG
- a CDS encoding patatin-like phospholipase family protein: MTKTGLALGGGAVLGAAHIGVLQAIDELDIRVSCVTGTSIGAFVASLYAFGKSWREIRAIALDLGWLDLSRLTLSQFGLLSNKKFGGIVTELLGKKNIEDAQIPLAMVATDIGTGKRVLLKKGDVASAVMASSCIPGVFMPVNYQGMMLVDGMLVENVPVTPLRGMGAEKVIGVDLLGNHVFKKPENIIGVLLNAFYSTITNTTAMQLEEADLALVFDLSGFGLIDTGQIADIMKAGYNAARPVLEAWQSQAGLKVK, encoded by the coding sequence ATGACAAAAACCGGTCTTGCCCTTGGCGGTGGAGCGGTTCTCGGTGCTGCCCATATCGGGGTGCTTCAGGCAATCGATGAGCTTGATATACGTGTCAGTTGTGTTACAGGTACCAGTATCGGCGCATTTGTTGCCTCACTCTATGCTTTCGGCAAGTCATGGCGGGAGATAAGGGCGATTGCTCTTGATCTTGGCTGGCTTGATCTTTCACGGCTTACTCTCTCTCAGTTTGGTCTGTTGTCGAATAAAAAATTCGGGGGTATTGTTACCGAATTGCTCGGTAAAAAAAATATCGAAGATGCGCAAATACCGCTTGCGATGGTTGCGACCGATATCGGAACAGGCAAAAGAGTGCTGCTGAAAAAGGGTGATGTGGCATCTGCGGTTATGGCAAGCAGTTGCATTCCGGGGGTGTTCATGCCGGTCAACTATCAGGGAATGATGCTTGTTGACGGTATGCTGGTTGAGAACGTGCCGGTAACGCCGTTGAGAGGGATGGGCGCTGAAAAGGTGATTGGCGTAGATCTTCTCGGCAATCATGTGTTTAAAAAGCCCGAAAATATCATCGGGGTTCTCTTGAACGCTTTTTACAGCACGATTACCAATACCACGGCAATGCAGCTTGAGGAAGCGGATCTTGCTCTTGTTTTCGATCTTTCCGGGTTTGGCTTGATTGACACAGGCCAGATTGCGGATATTATGAAAGCAGGGTACAATGCGGCACGGCCTGTTCTTGAAGCGTGGCAGTCGCAGGCAGGTCTGAAGGTGAAATGA